A DNA window from Rubripirellula tenax contains the following coding sequences:
- a CDS encoding DUF1559 domain-containing protein, producing MSLARSRRGSNRGFTLVELLVVIAIIGVLVGLLLPAVQAAREAARRMSCSNNFKQIGLALHNYHSAYKKLPMQMGGTSRPGTNWFQAGDQANQLSLGWLVGLTPFFEQQAVWEQISNPSVVNLAAPGTIRNPPWPAMGPTITDENNVNGSGVNTRNTAYAPWMTEMSTLRCPSDPGTGLPAMGRTNYAACIGDGVDFMADGAYFPNLNPSSARAENIRASGRGVFVTRIAMGFRDILDGLSNSIAAGEITTDLGDRDKRTIPRFGIGFTNARDNPLFCRNQPAGQGLDPLRPLFWASGVTQLAASNQGRGYRWASGTATYSSMNTILPPNSEVCVTFSDTGQGMFPPSSRHQGGVHILIADGAVKFITDSIEAGNSATATVRLNGTGAQSPGSKSPYGLWGALGTRASRETESIED from the coding sequence ATGTCGCTAGCACGTTCTCGTCGCGGATCTAACCGCGGTTTCACTTTGGTGGAGCTCTTGGTGGTAATCGCCATCATCGGAGTCCTGGTCGGACTCCTGCTGCCTGCAGTCCAAGCCGCTCGCGAGGCTGCACGGCGAATGAGCTGTAGCAACAACTTCAAACAAATCGGCTTAGCGCTGCACAACTATCATTCGGCCTACAAAAAGCTGCCGATGCAAATGGGCGGTACGTCGCGGCCAGGCACGAACTGGTTCCAAGCCGGCGATCAAGCCAATCAACTTTCATTGGGTTGGCTTGTTGGTTTAACGCCATTTTTTGAACAGCAGGCCGTTTGGGAGCAGATCAGCAATCCCAGTGTCGTCAACTTGGCCGCCCCCGGAACCATTCGAAATCCGCCGTGGCCGGCGATGGGACCGACGATCACGGATGAAAACAACGTGAACGGCAGCGGCGTCAACACGCGCAACACTGCGTACGCGCCTTGGATGACCGAGATGTCCACGCTTCGTTGCCCAAGTGATCCGGGTACTGGTTTGCCGGCGATGGGACGAACGAACTACGCTGCATGCATCGGTGACGGCGTGGATTTCATGGCCGACGGTGCCTATTTTCCGAACTTGAATCCATCATCTGCTCGCGCAGAAAACATCCGGGCATCGGGACGTGGTGTGTTCGTCACCCGCATTGCGATGGGTTTCCGCGACATCCTTGACGGACTTTCAAATAGCATCGCCGCCGGCGAAATCACGACTGATTTAGGCGATCGCGACAAGCGGACCATCCCTCGCTTTGGCATTGGATTCACGAACGCGCGTGACAATCCGCTGTTTTGTCGCAACCAACCAGCCGGCCAAGGGCTCGACCCGCTTCGCCCACTGTTTTGGGCGTCGGGCGTTACCCAACTGGCAGCATCCAACCAAGGAAGAGGTTACCGCTGGGCAAGCGGCACCGCGACGTACTCGAGCATGAACACGATTCTTCCACCCAACTCGGAAGTCTGTGTCACGTTTTCTGATACTGGCCAAGGTATGTTTCCGCCCAGCAGTCGGCACCAAGGTGGTGTTCATATTTTGATCGCCGACGGTGCGGTCAAATTCATAACCGATTCGATCGAGGCGGGAAATTCGGCAACCGCAACGGTTCGTTTGAACGGCACCGGTGCCCAGTCACCGGGATCGAAGAGCCCCTACGGTTTGTGGGGTGCCCTAGGTACACGTGCTTCGAGGGAAACGGAGTCCATTGAAGATTGA